Proteins encoded by one window of Vanacampus margaritifer isolate UIUO_Vmar chromosome 17, RoL_Vmar_1.0, whole genome shotgun sequence:
- the flot1a gene encoding flotillin-1a has translation MFYTCGPNEAMVVSGFCRSPPLMIAGGRVFVIPCIQQLQRISLNTLTLNVKSDKVYTRHGVPVSVTGIAQMKIQGQNKQMLAAACQMFMGKSEAEIAHIALETLEGHQRAIIAHLTVEEIYKDRKKFSEQVFKVASSDLLNMGISVVSYTLKDVHDDQDYLHSLGKARTAQVQKDARIGEALNKRDAVIREAHAMQEKVSAQYKNEIDMAKAQRDYELKKAAYDMEVNSKKAESEMAYQLQVAKTKQRIEEERMQVQVVERSQQITLQEQEIARKEKELEAKVKKPAEAEKYRLEKLAEAQRLKLIMEAEAEAESIRIKGEAEAFAVEAKGRAEAEQMAKKAEAFQQYGAGAMVDMLLEKLPLMAEEISKPLCQAKKVTMVSSGGEVGAAKLSGEVLDIMTRLPDALEKLTGVNIAQVSSRSG, from the exons ATGTTCTACACCTGTGGGCCCAACGAAGCCATGGTGGTGTCAG GCTTTTGTCGCTCTCCTCCGCTGATGATCGCCGGAGGCCGAGTCTTCGTCATCCCCTGCATTCAGCAGTTGCAGAG GATCTCCCTCAACACGCTGACCCTGAACGTGAAGAGCGACAAAGTGTACACCCGCCACGGCGTGCCCGTCTCCGTCACGGGCATCGCGCAG ATGAAGATTCAAGGTCAGAACAAGCAGATGCTGGCCGCCGCCTGCCAGATGTTCATGGGCAAGTCGGAGGCGGAGATCGCGCACATCGCCTTGGAGACGCTGGAGGGACACCAGAGGGCAATCATCGCGCACCTGACCGTTGAG GAGATCTACAAGGACCGCAAGAAGTTCTCGGAGCAGGTTTTCAAAGTGGCGTCGTCGGACCTGCTCAACATGGGCATCAGCGTGGTCAGCTACACGCTCAAAGACGTGCACGACGACCAG gaTTACCTGCACTCCCTGGGGAAGGCTCGCACGGCGCAGGTGCAAAAAGACGCTCGTATCGGCGAGGCTCTCAACAAGAGGGACGCCGTCATCAGG GAGGCGCACGCCATGCAGGAGAAGGTGTCGGCGCAGTACAAGAACGAGATCGACATGGCCAAGGCGCAGCGCGACTACGAGCTGAAGAAGGCGGCGTACGACATGGAGGTGAACAGCAAGAAGGCCGAGTCGGAGATGGCCTACCAGCTGCAGGTGGCCAAGACCAAGCAGCGCATCGAGGAGGAGCGCATGCAGGTGCAGGTGGTGGAGCGCAGCCAGCAGATCACGCTGCAGGAGCAGGAGATCGCGCGCAAGGAGAAGGAGCTGGAGGCCAAGGTCAAGAAGCCCGCCGAGGCCGAGAAGTACCGGCTGGAGAAGCTGGCCGAGGCGCAGCG TCTCAAGCTGATCATGGAGGCAGAAGCTGAGGCGGAGTCCATCAgg ATTAAGGGCGAGGCGGAGGCCTTCGCCGTGGAGGCCAAAGGCCGCGCGGAGGCGGAGCAGATGGCCAAGAAGGCCGAAGCCTTCCAGCAGTACGGCGCCGGCGCCATGGTGGACATGCTGCTGGAGAAGTTGCCCCTG atggcggaaGAGATCAGCAAGCCTCTTTGCCAAGCCAAGAAAGTGACCATGGTGTCCAGCGGTGGCGAGGTGGGGGCCGCCAAACTGTCCGGGGAGGTTCTGGACATCATGACACGCCTCCCCGACGCGCTGGAGAAGCTGACTGGGGTCAACATTGCccag GTGAGCTCCCGTAGCGGCTGA
- the LOC144037345 gene encoding uncharacterized protein LOC144037345 isoform X2 has product MRGMAFVLLSNLLCTAASASFKVKEEHRTAFFGEDIHMDIPPGDLGEVVFRPKANKSVEVPLLRAGKVVNRRARLNPYGHLVLEDVQEEDEGVYVVSRTEGVLRRLALDVRDCAVEEAVKYGDTYYIHLNQVQGPISLEFRPGPVHHGNHSDFLHATEPPAALLFRHTLVLADAYSGRLSVTDKSVALHSVKMADEGSFTVRDHEGKVRRRNCLHVREHQDFLHPVNGADMAVKLYLHHAEVNVVYRPKSGHQDRPILERGVLVTPADPQLGGRVTVDGSELLVKKVRGSDEGVFKITDLGGFPVAHVYVDVVASKLPPLTVAVLSLLSLLAFMLLACLLSCLYKEHKRSEKNKKLTLLAQQAGKGEEGEAFRQERQVGASSRWSTRRTAGSQKSLSRSRRATNQLGTPTSPSRVLKFPKRAATRRSRPTPTSWR; this is encoded by the exons ATGAGAGGGATGGCGTTTGTGTTGCTTAGCAACCTGCTCTGCACGG CTGCGTCGGCGTCCTTCAAAG TCAAGGAAGAGCACAGGACGGCTTTCTTCGGCGAAGACATCCACATGGACATCCCGCCCGGCGACTTGGGCGAGGTGGTCTTCCGTCCCAAGGCCAACAAGAGCGTCGAGGTGCCGCTCCTTCGAGCGGGAAAAGTGGTGAATCGCCGCGCCCGTCTCAATCCCTACGGCCACCTGGTGCTGGAGGACGtgcaggaggaggacgagggcgTCTACGTGGTCAGCAGGACCGAAGGCGTGCTCAGGCGTCTCGCCCTCGACGTCCGAG attGCGCCGTGGAGGAGGCGGTCAAGTACGGAGACACTTATTACATCCACTTGAACCAGGTGCAAGGTCCAATCAGCTTGGAGTTCAG GCCGGGTCCCGTCCACCACGGCAACCATTCGGACTTCCTGCACGCCACCGAGCCGCCGGCCGCGCTGCTCTTCCGCCACACGCTGGTGCTGGCCGACGCCTACTCCGGACGCCTGAGCGTGACGGACAAGAGCGTGGCGCTGCACTCGGTCAAGATGGCGGACGAGGGCAGCTTCACCGTGCGTGACCACGAGGGCAAAGTGCGAAGGAGGAACTGCCTGCATGTGAGAG AGCACCAGGACTTCCTGCACCCCGTCAACGGCGCCGACATGGCGGTGAAACTCTACCTACACCACGCCGAAGTGAACGTGGTCTACAGGCCCAAATCCGGCCATCAGGACCGGCCGATCTTGGAACGAGGAGTTCTGGTGACGCCGGCGGACCCCCAGCTGGGGGGCCGCGTCACCGTGGACGGATCCGAGCTGCTGGTCAAGAAGGTGCGAGGGTCTGATGAGGGTGTCTTCAAAATCACCGACCTGGGAGGATTCCCCGTGGCTCACGTTTACGTAGATGTGGTCG CCTCCAAGCTGCCGCCGCTGACGGTTGCCGTCCTGTCGCTTCTGAGCCTGCTGGCCTTCATGCTGCTGGCGTGCCTGCTGTCCTGCCTCTACAAGGAGCACAAGAGGAGCGAGAAGAACAAGAAGCTGACGCTGCTGGCCCAGCAGGCCGGCAAGGGCGAGGAGGGCGAGGCCTTCCGACAG GAGCGTCAAGTGGGAGCGTCTTCCCG gTGGTCCACGAGGCGTACAGCAGGTTCACAGAAGAGTCTGTCACGCAGTCGGCGTGCGACAAACCAGCTGGGGACGCCGACGTCACCATCAAG GGTGTTGAAGTTCCCAAAGCGGGCGGCTACCAGGCGCTCACGTCCGACGCCAACTTCCTGGAGATGA
- the LOC144037345 gene encoding uncharacterized protein LOC144037345 isoform X1 produces MRGMAFVLLSNLLCTAASASFKVKEEHRTAFFGEDIHMDIPPGDLGEVVFRPKANKSVEVPLLRAGKVVNRRARLNPYGHLVLEDVQEEDEGVYVVSRTEGVLRRLALDVRDCAVEEAVKYGDTYYIHLNQVQGPISLEFRPGPVHHGNHSDFLHATEPPAALLFRHTLVLADAYSGRLSVTDKSVALHSVKMADEGSFTVRDHEGKVRRRNCLHVREHQDFLHPVNGADMAVKLYLHHAEVNVVYRPKSGHQDRPILERGVLVTPADPQLGGRVTVDGSELLVKKVRGSDEGVFKITDLGGFPVAHVYVDVVASKLPPLTVAVLSLLSLLAFMLLACLLSCLYKEHKRSEKNKKLTLLAQQAGKGEEGEAFRQVVHEAYSRFTEESVTQSACDKPAGDADVTIKGVEVPKAGGYQALTSDANFLEMSDSGVDSGLPPDSDTDGAVTLASNKPLLNAHLPSPAPEGAVPDGQEAAPVPDGDAQTETAAEGGEAERKEDAVQST; encoded by the exons ATGAGAGGGATGGCGTTTGTGTTGCTTAGCAACCTGCTCTGCACGG CTGCGTCGGCGTCCTTCAAAG TCAAGGAAGAGCACAGGACGGCTTTCTTCGGCGAAGACATCCACATGGACATCCCGCCCGGCGACTTGGGCGAGGTGGTCTTCCGTCCCAAGGCCAACAAGAGCGTCGAGGTGCCGCTCCTTCGAGCGGGAAAAGTGGTGAATCGCCGCGCCCGTCTCAATCCCTACGGCCACCTGGTGCTGGAGGACGtgcaggaggaggacgagggcgTCTACGTGGTCAGCAGGACCGAAGGCGTGCTCAGGCGTCTCGCCCTCGACGTCCGAG attGCGCCGTGGAGGAGGCGGTCAAGTACGGAGACACTTATTACATCCACTTGAACCAGGTGCAAGGTCCAATCAGCTTGGAGTTCAG GCCGGGTCCCGTCCACCACGGCAACCATTCGGACTTCCTGCACGCCACCGAGCCGCCGGCCGCGCTGCTCTTCCGCCACACGCTGGTGCTGGCCGACGCCTACTCCGGACGCCTGAGCGTGACGGACAAGAGCGTGGCGCTGCACTCGGTCAAGATGGCGGACGAGGGCAGCTTCACCGTGCGTGACCACGAGGGCAAAGTGCGAAGGAGGAACTGCCTGCATGTGAGAG AGCACCAGGACTTCCTGCACCCCGTCAACGGCGCCGACATGGCGGTGAAACTCTACCTACACCACGCCGAAGTGAACGTGGTCTACAGGCCCAAATCCGGCCATCAGGACCGGCCGATCTTGGAACGAGGAGTTCTGGTGACGCCGGCGGACCCCCAGCTGGGGGGCCGCGTCACCGTGGACGGATCCGAGCTGCTGGTCAAGAAGGTGCGAGGGTCTGATGAGGGTGTCTTCAAAATCACCGACCTGGGAGGATTCCCCGTGGCTCACGTTTACGTAGATGTGGTCG CCTCCAAGCTGCCGCCGCTGACGGTTGCCGTCCTGTCGCTTCTGAGCCTGCTGGCCTTCATGCTGCTGGCGTGCCTGCTGTCCTGCCTCTACAAGGAGCACAAGAGGAGCGAGAAGAACAAGAAGCTGACGCTGCTGGCCCAGCAGGCCGGCAAGGGCGAGGAGGGCGAGGCCTTCCGACAG gTGGTCCACGAGGCGTACAGCAGGTTCACAGAAGAGTCTGTCACGCAGTCGGCGTGCGACAAACCAGCTGGGGACGCCGACGTCACCATCAAG GGTGTTGAAGTTCCCAAAGCGGGCGGCTACCAGGCGCTCACGTCCGACGCCAACTTCCTGGAGATGAGCGACTCCGGAGTGGACTCCGGCCTCCCCCCGGACAGCGACACGGACGGCGCCGTGACCCTCGCCTCCAACAAGCCCCTCCTCAATGCTCATTTGCCGAGCCCCGCCCCCGAGGGGGCCGTCCCAGATGGCCAGGAGGCTGCGCCGGTGCCCGACGGGGACGCCCAAACCGAGACGGCGGCCGAGGGCGGAGAAGCCGAGCGGAAGGAGGACGCAGTGCAGAGCACATAA